DNA from Tripterygium wilfordii isolate XIE 37 chromosome 4, ASM1340144v1, whole genome shotgun sequence:
TCTCTTGTGCCAACACCACTTTTACCTCTTTTAATTACATAAAACATTATCCATTATGAGGAAAAGCTCCCGAGGCGAATATTGGTGATGCGAATGTTGATTTAGATGGAGATtcaagttttgttttttctgtTTCAATTCAATATATTAGCTCCAAGGATGAGTGAATTTTAGATTCGGGTTATACCTGTCATCTCTTTATAGAGATGCATTTACTACCTATGATTTAGTCAAATGTGGCACAATAATCTTGATGGGTAACGGCACTTTTTGCAAGAttgttgaaaaaattataaatcataAATGTCATATTTAATATTACGAatctaatgatatattttttgttcaaaacagaaatcaaattcaatatgaaaaagacatgacaattctagatcatcagatataaactcaaaacatttgatATTCGAtcatgatgaatttgatttttatttggaaaaaaaaatatcgtcTGAATTGTCATGTTAAATACTatacatttattatttattttcatttttggtgCACCGGATGGGTCCAGTGTTGAAAGTCAAAGTGCACAACGTTGTTCCTTGGTACGGAAGTGCTCTAAGTATCCGTTTCGAAGAGAGTTTGCTTAGTGGTAACACTAATAGAAATGCAGGGCAAGGATACCAAACAGACAGGAAATGACAACATATACACGGCCATTTCCACTAAAAAAATGACGCTCACAATATTTTAGAGTTTTTTATACGCTACCTCATTTTTCTCTCGCTACCTCTCGTAGTCTTCTCGCTGCGTCGTCTCTTGCTAGGTCTTTTTTCATGACTGGCGCCTCTTCAAGCATTTCCCACTTTCTAGTAGTGTCTCCCAAGCTTGATcgacctcctcctcctctttgcGACAGGATGCTTCTTCAATGATCGATGTGCTTCTTTTTATGGACAATTCCACtagattttatatttatttgttgAAATTCAATATTGTAATCGCATCTTGGTAGGTGGGCCGAACCCAATTGTGAATGAGAAATTTTAGTCACATCTCGAACTTTGTTAACCACACCCGACTTATGTtgactttgtatttttttagaCTTTTGCTCTTTACACCCCACGTCCCCACCCCtcatcatctttttcttcttcctgaCAAGTACACTTACTGTCAACAATGGTGTCGCCACCATCCGAGCACCAAGCTAGTATCCACTATCGTCAAATTGAAACCCAAGCCACCACGAACTAAACCCAACCAACTTCAACAAGTTTCATTCACTATAACCACCGAAATCACATTCGAAAATATGTGGTCATTGAGAGGAAAGTCGTTCGATCCGGACAATCTAACCACTACTAAATGAAACCGACATCACCTTTGAACTTCTCGTGATAAGGCGCTTATATTCCACCCATTTCTGGTCAAGAAGCTTGCTGAAAATAGACAACCCGAGTTTCATCTCAAACAAAATCATTTTTGGTCGCTCGTCGAAACAAGTCATTACCTCACAACCTGTCTGGAAAAAATTACCCATGGGAGACCAAGTTGGTAAGAATTGTTTCTACTTCAAGGAATCACGGGTTAAAGGTTCCAGAAATGTAAGATTTGCTCATATTTGATAGTCATAATAATGgaattcaaaaataataataattagaatAAACATATAACCATGTGAGGATATTTACATTTCCACGGCCTTAAAACTTATTGGGCCTTTacaaaaacattttaaaatattgGGGCTTCGCAAGTTCCTTCTTCGGTTTGTTTCACTCGCAACCGTTAAAAACTTTAGCATTTAAATGCACCGGACAATTCAACTGCACGGGATCTCTCTGGTGGGAGACGGAGGCAACCTGGAGGAGAAATTCCGCAAGGGGTACTCGTCGGAGCTATTCTCATCAATTCCTTCGTCGAAATTGAGCGCGTAACTCGTCGCATCGTATTTGAAATCCGCGGACATGGAGTGACGCCTCCGGTGGTATCCGCGGCCGTGACCATGGCTGTGGCGACCAATTCGAGAGATGAAGTTCACGCACTTTTCTTTGAATTCAGGAATTTCGTGGGCCCGGGACTTATTCCGCCAGGACGAGGTTCGCGTGAGTGTGGCCTTCCCGGGAGATTTAAACGGCTCGTGATCATCCTGGCTGCCattctggtggtggtggtggtgattggAGAAGCAAGAGGAGAGGCGGAGAGAGGATTTAAGCTTGTTTCTGAGAGACGATGTTGGAGAATGAGATTCGGATTGATCAGTCTCCATGAATTACACACGAATTTGGAGgaataaataggaaaaaaatagaatgtaGAGGGGCATGTGAAAAGACGAAAGAGGGTACGAAAAATGCGGGGGATTTTGAGGGACGTGAGGAGGCGGTTATTGTTGGGTTCGGATTACAAGGGATATGGAGGTAAGGATATTTTGGTAAATCaggttttgatttaatttgctTACTTTTTTAAAAGTGTTCAAATACTAAATTAATATGAtgagaaaatttgatttttaatttaagaATCTCATATCAAATCGAGAAAATATTGAGTGGTTCTAATACATCATATAATAAGTTGATGTGGTGTACCAAAACTAATAGTATTTTGATATATCGTAGGAGGTTGATATCAAATCATGAGTGATTGAggatgatttgatatttaaatTATAACTAACTTTTTTTTATCCCAAACCACCGATAATTTATCATCACAACTTATGaaatatcacaatattattggtCCTAATACACCACATCAGCAACATGTGATGTGACAAATCAGGGCCATAGAATGTTTTCTAAGTCAAACATGCTCTAGTTACTTGAATTAAGGAATGCACATCTAATTATATGCTGGATTATGTTTATTATAAGAGACTTTTTCTTAACACTTCCCCATAAAGAGAATAATAATTGTTACTACTTACTACTCAATTTTGGACTTTTATTTAGTGAATATTTAGATTTATATGGTTATACCATTAATTTGGATGGGCCACAATATCTTCTATATATTCCATTTTTAGTGCCTGTCAATCTAATCAAAGGAGGATAACTGCATGGCACATTTTGGATTATTAAATCTTTgctaatttaaaatttaaatcaaCACAATGCATTAACATgtattttcaaaattgttttatcaAACTTGCTGCAACTACTAGCTTGGTGCTAAAAGTCCAGCCCATCCAAGCCCATGAGCCTTATAGGGCTGATTCAGCATATGACCGTTACAGGAACTTCTCCTATATGGGTCATATTTACGAACCATACCTACGACATCGTTTTCTCTCCTTCCCGTCTCTTTCTTATTCTGGCTGAGCATGGTTACCAAGAATTGACCCACCAAATTAAAGCGCATACCACCACAATCAAAACTCCATAAGCCTTGATGTTCCATATTCCGACTACAATCAAACTCGAAAGGTGTAGAACACTGCGAGGAAGAACTACCCGATCGGCCACCAGAGCCATTGCCGCTGCTAACCAACATCACCAAAGTGTTCCTCAGGGTATGCTCGACCTAACCCACCAGAGAGACGGgaatgagagagttgagaagaagagagaagtgaAAAGGTCTCTCAATTAAAATCATTAGCCAGAATCAACGTATGAGATTAAAAGGTCCATAAACAATATCTGAGAATTCATGTACTCTCATATTCGAATTGCGGAGGACCGGATCCCTTCAAATCaattgttcaaaatttttaatttccaTTTATTCAAGGACAGAATGCTAAGCCAGTAAATTTTTCATTGTAATAACTGCTATATGTAAAGTTTCTGTAAAATTGCTGTATAATTATACAGAATTGCGTCATGCTAAGATGACAAACAATACGTAAagtttttgtaaaaatttaCATTCATATGTACAATTCCACTAAAGAGAAGCAGCTCCTGAGTTGGATACAGAACAGTCATGGCCGCTCTGACGAACATCTCCGCGACAAAGTGGGCATACCCTGCAAAAAACCAGAAAAAGAGATGGGAGGAAGAGGAAATGGGGTTCCCCAGAGAAAACCCaataaaagagaaacaaaacaggTAGAATTTGAATAAGAAATCACTTGGAAGTAGAAAAGCTGAGAAATGAAAGCAAATGGAAGTCGATTAATAGTTACCCATGTATCTCTTTCAGCCATTTATCCACGCATGACATGTGATATTCGTGATGGCACGGAAGAACGCGTATCTTATCCCCTTCCTCGTACTCAGCCAGACAGATGTAACACCTATGCATTAGATTGTATCAGCTGACGCAGTTGAATAGATTGTCAAAGCGagtttttttacaaaaactaacTGAACCGTACAGCAAAACCCCCAATCCCCGTCTGGAAAGAGacttaaggaaaaaaaaagaatcaaagttgTGCTCATCATATTGATTTCGTTTGTTCATATCTACGTTTTGTACTCGAAGGACTAAGCAAGAGAAACATACTGTTCCGCATCTTCTTCTCCTGCTACATCTGGctttttgtgattcttgagggGGAAAGAGTCAACAACCGATTCAGGGGCTGGAAGTGACACCATAGAGAGGGATAATGATAAAGGTTGACGATGAATTTCATCCAAAACCTGCGAATAATAAGTATAGCAAATAAAGAAACAGTTAGAGGCTTCTATGCACTTAGACAATAACCGTGCAACCCCCACCCCTCATGGCAAAATTTTTGTAATTCGCATGGAAACGTAACCCTTACTTCCTACACGTAGAACGGTAGTGCTCAGAAAACATACAACATTCCATTGTGAACAAAATTATAAATTGGGGCATGAACAAAATTATAAATCGGGTGGCAGACAAATTGAGTTTCAAGAGCCCCAAACGACCAAATgatctgatgatgatgattgtgaCAAGAACAAAGGGGGTGACAATAGATGCTAGGTGAAAcacagagaaaaaaacaaaacaaaagtacctCAAAAAGAGCTTCGGCAAGCATGACTATTCGTGATATACTTGCACGAGTTCTAGGCTCCTCTGTCATCAAGAATGAACTACATGAGCATGAACCTTCAGCATGGAGTCCAGATGGACAGTAGGTAGTTCGCCAACCACTTTCATCAATATCACCATTAATTCTTTCCCATATCTGTAAAGTGATGTGGGAACAAATTAGTAAAGTACCATAAATTAAAAGAAGGAAAACTGAAGATTCTAAAATAAGTATGGTTCCACTGTCCCAAAAGAAATCAGTTGGCACACAGAGTTTAGATCGGCTAAAACATCACCTCAGATCTTGAATGCCGTCTCCTTTCGTGGAAGTTGTAATTTCCACTTCCAAGGTGAGCTGAATCACCTCCAACCCCATCTTCAAGAAAATCATTACTGATGTCAAGGAGGCATCTGTCACGGGATCCAATATCATCAGAATCATCTGTTGAGAACAGAATTGTTGGAGAACCAATATATCTTCTAGAACTGCGCCTTGAAACTGCATCCCAAAACAATCTTCTACTATTCCTTCTGGGCTCACGATTACCTCTACTTGTGTTGCTGCTGGACAAAACGCTAGATGATATACTCACCACATCAACATGAAGAACACTTCCATCCACCTGACCTTGTTCCCTGTTAGAGCCACTGTATCCTAGACCTGAAGGTATTGCCTCCCTAACAGATTCATTTTCTTGCGGGTGGAAAGCAACTGGCggatccataatttgaggaaaaGAATCAGAGTTAGAACTCGTCACCTGTACCACGCAATCCTCAACAGATGCCCCATTAGAAGATCCAGAACATGAGCTGCCATGCCCTTCAGAAGAACTAGTCGGATGAATAACCTCAGGATAGATCTGAGATACACTCTTGCCCTCTGAATTTTCAATGCCACCAACTGCATCCTTGTTAGCCATGACATTAACACAGGAAATGTCTGAAGATTGTTGCTCTTTAATTGAAATACTATCTGTAGTGCTACTATGCCTACTACAATCATGACAATCACTACAATGATCAACACTTACCAGGCTAGGAGCAACTAATTCCTTACTTTCAGACAGGTTCTTTCCTCGGTTACTCGCTTCAACATTTCTAAAACCATTTTCAACCAGAGCATCTCCACAAGCTGTTTCGTTGTCAGATGGAACTCCATTTTCAGAACTGGAACTAGTAACCCCAGTTACTGTACCCAATATAGAAGATGAGTCTGCTCTAGGGTTCTGGATCATATTGAGCACTTCATAACAATGTACTTCAGAATTCCCCAGGCCTTCAGTTGGATAAACCTCCATCTACAAAAAGTGAGCATCAACATATCATTATCCAGAATTATATAGTGCAAAATTAACACCAGGGAAATTAGAATAAAAAGACTCCAAGCACTAAAGTTGTCAATGGCCACCAAATTCCTAGTGAATCTTTAAGCATTTATATAATCCACAATACATTGTCTTCTGCTGCCATAAGAAGGTCTAAATTGAAGTTCCCTACTTATCAAAAAACAAAGAGTAGTTCTCTATGATAATTTCAAGTAACTAAAGCGGGTGATGTTTAATTGCTCTCTCTTCTCAAGGCAGTCTCAGAATCTGGAATAGGAATCTTAGGTTGGCATTCTTGTCTTGGAATAAATGAGTATTACTTGGATGGATAAGTTCTCTAGGGAAGTCCTTGTGTTGAGGGGAGTGCCACCTCCACAGCTCTCCCATGACTATAAAAGGGTCCTTCCATAAACAATGCCGTTCTAACATACAGACACTGATTTTCATAGAGCGGTAATGCAAAAGAACACATGAGAAAAGTATTTTATTCACTCAGAATTAGCAAGTTTCGTCATTTATAATGTCAGAGAAACATCTTTACATGATTCCCAGAATTTCTGTTGCTGTCCatctaaaacaaacaaaaaccattCAACCATTAATCAAAATGATGTGATGATCACTACAGCAAGATCATTCACAAATTGAACCAactttccttaggtaaagaaaggTTTAAAAAATTAGATGGTATTAAGAGAATACAACTTTGTGGTTTCCATGCCAATAACTCAAAAATTAAGCTCACCAACTGAAAGCTTACCAAAATTATAAAGGACAAAAGCACACAATTCAACAGAGACCAGAACAATGAAAAGAGACCCGTTGCTATAACCATCTAGTCGCTTCTAAACATCAACTCCAAATTGAAAAACTTTGAGCTAAACAACGAGGAACACAAAGGGGGATTAATTTTACAAACACATAATATTTCCAGCTCAACTGCGATGATGACGATAGATTGAGACCGATAATCGGTCACCTCTTGACCAAACCCAAGAACTATCAAAGACAAATCAGAGAGAATCAATTCAAATTGTTAGTCAAGATTCAAGCTTGCCCAAAATCGCAAGAAACACAAAGATGGGTATTGAATTACATTTAACGACTATAACTGAAATTAACGTTTTGACGCTTGTTCTAATCGATTAAAATGGTTAACGGCAATTACCTCCTGATAACCGCGAGAAGACGAGCCGCCACAGataagagaagagaaaataCCGGACCGATTTCTTCGGTTGACCCGAGCCGGATAAGGTTGCGATCCCAGTCGACTACTACCGGAACCCATTTCAGATTGGAGAGAAGAGGCTGAGAtgtgttgttgatgatgataaaaAATGAACTGTACCCAACTCAGCTAGAGACACAAACGAGAACCTTAGTCACTCCATAAGAAAGAGCCAagtatttgtttgattttgaaatgCAATTATTAAAGAACATCTATATCTCTCTCCTCATACCCATTTGTCTTTGACACTGTAAGCCAAGTGGGGCGTATCAATGATatcaatttggattttggatttgGTGGGTTTTTGGTGTTGAACTGTTAATTAACCATTAAAGATGAGCAATGCAAGGTTTGTTCAGAGCTGTGATTAATTAGTGGCCAAGGAAAAAGATTGTTCCAATGTGAAGCTCTTTTTCGTTAAGTCTAATAGCGTTACGATAGAAACTTTGAAATCTAAGTtggaagattttgtttggtttgataaAGAAGCTGCTTCTTTCGTGTTGGGTTGTATGATTGGATTAAAGTCTAATTATCAAACTAGATTAGTAAATTAGTTAGGTTAAATCAATTATAATTATCTCGACATTAAAGTCAAAAGAGCTCAATAGCACATAGAATAATTCATTACATGTTGTCCAAGTCCAAATCTAAATCCAAGTTCTCAAGGTTGTTGCTCTTAAGTGTCTGTTTGGTGGAGAATTTGCCTAGCAATAACACTGGCAGGGTACGTTGGCCTATCAAATACGCAAGAAACAACAACGTattccaattaaaaaaaataattctcaCAACTTTTAGAGGTTTTTTATACGCTACCTTGTTTTTCTCTCGCCAGTCGCCAATTGCCAGTTGCCACCCCTCGAATCTTCTGTCGCTAGGTAATTTTTCACGATCGGTGCCTCTTCGAGTATCACTAGCAGGGTCTCCCAAGTTTGATCTCCTCCTTATTTGTTGAAATTCAATACTGGATTCGGGTCTCGGTTGGTGGGCCGCACTAAGATACAGAACTGTCAAAGTCTGGGCTTGATTAGATATTGAAAGCCCAATTACAATCGGCTACAATAGAATTCTGGGCCGAGGCCCACGAACTAAAAACAGTGCTAGTAATTAGAATGATTCCTGTGAGCTAGAGACTTGTATGAATATTAGGTGGAAATCTACCAAAGACAAACGCATGGATCTTGACTTGTAGTTTTGAAGATTAAACCAATATTTCTTCTAGTAAAATCTTATCAATCTGACTCATTGGGTTATAAATTCTCATGCTCTATATATGTTCACAACATATAGTGATTTGACAGTCAggagcaaagaaaaaaaaatgccatcACCACGCCATCACCACCCTCCACCACCAGACCCACACCATCCCCCTCCACCACCAGACCCACGCCCTCCAGGGCCTCCACCACCCGACCCGCACCATCACCACCCTCCACCACCAGACCCACACCCTCCAGGGCCTCCACCACCCGACCCGCACCATCTCCACCCTCCACCACCAGACCCACGCCCTCCAGGGCCTCCACCACCAGACCCACACCATCACCAACCTCCACCACCCCATGCACCGCCTCCGGGTCCACCTCAACCGGCGCCTCCTCTACAtcatgctcctcctcctccaggcGGCCCTCCTGAGCCTCACAAACCGCATCCGCGGCCTCATGGTCATCATCACCACCCTTGATCATATAGATGTATAAGAtcagtatatgtatatgtatgcatgATTATGCATCTAGGATATATGATGTAATAACATGATTAATAATACAAATGGTCTTGTATGCATTATACATGTATTAATATATAGTAATAATGGAATAAAATGTGTACGTATGAGGTGTATGAATACGATACATATCTACATCATGTACTCCTTCAATACGTACTGTCTACGTTTATCATATTCTCTCTTcttcaattcattattttttatctcGCAATTAGGTTTTAGCTTATTATGAATACTTAGAGTAGTTGTTGTTGGGAAATctaattaatcaacaaaattacTGTCATTTGTGTctgatttatatttttaaataaaaaattaacaagaaTAATCCTCGATCAATCACCGATTATATCTACCTTCTAGTCTTGTAGCAAGTTCTACAAAGACCTTCATCACATACAAGCCATTTAATTGAGTTTACATGCTGTTTTTATTGTAAGTTATATATAAGTTGAATCAACAATGCTTATAaaatattgaataaataaaagCGGCCTTAATTTTCCTTGAATTTTTCTTAGAGAACAGTTATTTGTACACATAATTGGAATCATTGTACACACTTACTCAACACAACCCATAAATTTTTTAATACACACATTTAACTTCCCAAATTACCCGTTCAAACATATTAATTACGTAACTTTTAATATTCTAAATGGTCATCTTTCAAGAGGGAATAGTGCAACCAAGAGCTTGTTGAGATTATCGTAATGACAGAACTGCCACGATTATCGGATTGGCATATGGAGAGACTCTTCACCCTCACTCTTGATCTATCATTATCAAATGAAATCATAATTAGAAATCTTAGAAGATGGAAGACTAGGAGAAGATGGGAGGCAAGGCAAGGAGATGAGAAGAGAATCTTAGGgttataaattttaattttaattaattgtattgagaaaaaaataattgtaaaaaatatattagttttaaagtaatttcatataaggataattttataaatttaaagattttgaaaaaaaatctgtGTGTAGTGGGGTTCAAAATGTGTGCAAATATCGGTTGCCCTTTTTTTAAAGCCCAGAGTTTGTTTCGGCCCATGATACGGCCCAGAGACGATGCACCGCCGAAATCGCAGACTGGAATCCTTTCGAGGGTCTCGCAAGTCACAATTTCGTTCCAGTTCTCTCTCAAGAACCCCTGTAAACCCTCTCTCTACACACGCTCTAAGCCGTTGGGGCTCCGACCTGTAACTATTGTGCTAGTTCGTTGATTCCGGAGCTTTGTTCTCACTCTAGGTATGTTATTTTGTCTCCATGTTCTCTTTTATATCTATATTTATGGTATGCATGATTGTTTCTGGGCGTTCATAGACAGCATTTCGATCCTTCGACTTAGGTTGTTTCGCACAACAGCTCTCCTTCGACTGTTGTTGAGTTGAAATTTTGAAAGCTCACTTGAGTTCTTGAAATGTAGGGAAATAAATGAGAAGAAACGGAGGGGGAAGAGgagggagaaggagagagacATTAAGTTGGATTCAAGacctagtgtttttttttttgttctcttttgttAAATTTGAAGCAGTGATGGCATTGAATTGTTAGATGTTATTGTAATGCGTGTTCTATGTGTTTTGTAAAGAAGATCATGTATGGACTATGGATTAATTTAAGGCGTTAGAGattttacaaaataataaataaagttACCAGAGATTAGTGTGAGAAGTGCAAAGCTGGCTGTATCTCGACCTAGAACAAACATATGAGTGAAAGAATTGGGAAATAGGAACTCAAGAATGATTAGCTAAATCTAGGAC
Protein-coding regions in this window:
- the LOC119997030 gene encoding uncharacterized protein LOC119997030, coding for METDQSESHSPTSSLRNKLKSSLRLSSCFSNHHHHHQNGSQDDHEPFKSPGKATLTRTSSWRNKSRAHEIPEFKEKCVNFISRIGRHSHGHGRGYHRRRHSMSADFKYDATSYALNFDEGIDENSSDEYPLRNFSSRLPPSPTREIPCS
- the LOC119997391 gene encoding uncharacterized protein LOC119997391 isoform X2, encoding MGSGSSRLGSQPYPARVNRRNRSGIFSSLICGGSSSRGYQEMEVYPTEGLGNSEVHCYEVLNMIQNPRADSSSILGTVTGVTSSSSENGVPSDNETACGDALVENGFRNVEASNRGKNLSESKELVAPSLDAVGGIENSEGKSVSQIYPEVIHPTSSSEGHGSSCSGSSNGASVEDCVVQVTSSNSDSFPQIMDPPVAFHPQENESVREAIPSGLGYSGSNREQGQVDGSVLHVDVVSISSSVLSSSNTSRGNREPRRNSRRLFWDAVSRRSSRRYIGSPTILFSTDDSDDIGSRDRCLLDISNDFLEDGVGGDSAHLGSGNYNFHERRRHSRSEIWERINGDIDESGWRTTYCPSGLHAEGSCSCSSFLMTEEPRTRASISRIVMLAEALFEVLDEIHRQPLSLSLSMVSLPAPESVVDSFPLKNHKKPDVAGEEDAEQCYICLAEYEEGDKIRVLPCHHEYHMSCVDKWLKEIHGVCPLCRGDVRQSGHDCSVSNSGAASL
- the LOC119997391 gene encoding uncharacterized protein LOC119997391 isoform X1, which codes for MGSGSSRLGSQPYPARVNRRNRSGIFSSLICGGSSSRGYQEMEVYPTEGLGNSEVHCYEVLNMIQNPRADSSSILGTVTGVTSSSSENGVPSDNETACGDALVENGFRNVEASNRGKNLSESKELVAPSLVSVDHCSDCHDCSRHSSTTDSISIKEQQSSDISCVNVMANKDAVGGIENSEGKSVSQIYPEVIHPTSSSEGHGSSCSGSSNGASVEDCVVQVTSSNSDSFPQIMDPPVAFHPQENESVREAIPSGLGYSGSNREQGQVDGSVLHVDVVSISSSVLSSSNTSRGNREPRRNSRRLFWDAVSRRSSRRYIGSPTILFSTDDSDDIGSRDRCLLDISNDFLEDGVGGDSAHLGSGNYNFHERRRHSRSEIWERINGDIDESGWRTTYCPSGLHAEGSCSCSSFLMTEEPRTRASISRIVMLAEALFEVLDEIHRQPLSLSLSMVSLPAPESVVDSFPLKNHKKPDVAGEEDAEQCYICLAEYEEGDKIRVLPCHHEYHMSCVDKWLKEIHGVCPLCRGDVRQSGHDCSVSNSGAASL
- the LOC119997031 gene encoding uncharacterized protein LOC119997031; the encoded protein is MIKGGDDDHEAADAVCEAQEGRLEEEEHDVEEAPVEVDPEAVHGVVEVGDGVGLVVEALEGVGLVVEALEGVGLVVEGGDGAGRVVEALEGVGLVVEGDGVGLVVEGGDGVVMAFFFLCS